TCTCTTAATCTTCAAAACACCCAATTATTCTTCCAAACAACATCATGTAACCGATTTAATCATCCGCCATTATCATCAAGTAGGTCATGTTGGCGCAACTCAAGTTCTAGCTGCCATAAGAAGGAAGTTCTGGACCTTGAAAGGTGGTACAGCTGTAAGACGAGTGATCAGCAAGTGCATcaagtgcagaaagttgaacgCAAAGCCTGAACAACAAATCATGGCTCCGCTACCTGTAGCACGCATTACACCGGCAGATGCACCCTTCACATCGGTCGGCGTCGATTATTTTGGTCCTATACCTGTCAAGTTAAAGAGAAGCCGAGTAAAAAGATATGGTTGTATCTTTACCTGCTTAACCATGCGAGCAATCCATATTGAAGTATCCCAAGACCTTTCCACCGATTCCTTCTTATGGCATTTTCTAGATTTGTGAGCAGACGTGGAGCCCCGACTGAAATTTACAGTGACAATGGCACTAACTGTAGAGGAGCAGAATGTGAGGTGAGAAGAGCGCTTGAGACGTGGAATCAAACACGCAtcaccgagagcatgcgcaGACGCGATGTTCAATGGTATTTTAATACTCCTCACGCTAGTCACCGAGGAGGTGTCTGGGAGAGGATGATACGATCCGTTCGTAAAATACTACGCGCCCTACTTGGAACACAGATAGTGAATGACGAGACCCTTCTCACCATCATGACTGAAGTAGAGAAAATCCTGAACGACCGTCCACTCACGAAACTTAGTGAAGATCCAAAGGACCTGGAAGCTTTGACCCCAAACCATCTTCTGTTGTCTCACCGTAATCACTGTCTTGCCCCTGGAGACTTTTCTACCGCTTCTGCAGACAAGTATACAAGGTGCTGGAGACAGGCTCAATATTTGAGTAATATCTTCTGGAGAAGATGGGTAGACGAATACTTGCTATCTCTTCAGGAAAGACAAAAGTGGTTTCGCCCTCCACAGAAATTTGGCAGTGGGAGATCTAGTCCTCATAACTGATCAGCATAGTCCACGAGGACAGTGGCCAATGGCTGTTGTAGAAGAAGTCATAGCGGACCGCGATGGGGATGTTCGCCAAGCCACGGTTAGAACAGCCAGATGTACATTGACAAGAGATATTCGAAGCTATGTTTATTAGAAGCAGCCAGTGTTTGAAATTACCACATCAGAAAACGAAGAAGAAGTCCACATGGATGAAGTACCCTTGCTGGAACTAATGTCCGAATATAGTTTCAGAGATTAAAGGCATTAACTTTCCGATGTGCTTTAATTGCGTAATTAGGGAGAGTGTATACAAGTGCATCCTTTATAGTATTTTCCGTGTTTCGCCTTTTGTTATAGAAAGGCAAAGCCTTTCGAGGCCGGCATGTTACAGCGAAACGTGTTAAttgcgttttttaactttttttgccttttgtattttttccgtaattaagtgtttcttttttttggtgcttaacactgcttcattagtcattagtatttgttattgtcccgttcctttttttccactgtttgcatttctcagttattgttgttactcgttcatatggttgcgtcatttgtcaagtttttagaataaataggACCTAGGTCAAGGTTTTTTAGGCCAATgttacaagttcttttttaaagtagcATTACTCTGTTTCGTTGAGTCAGAACACCGTTAAGGtaaacctttctttttgttatccATTTCGTTTTTTATCAGCTAATAACTATCGTTTTCGTTCACTAATTCTTATATTTTTCTGCTTATTATGTAGTACCGTAGAGTGCGGACATTTTAATAACATTGAACACGACTACGCGTAACTTCGGTTAca
The Acropora muricata isolate sample 2 unplaced genomic scaffold, ASM3666990v1 scaffold_419, whole genome shotgun sequence DNA segment above includes these coding regions:
- the LOC136903034 gene encoding uncharacterized protein, translated to MAFSRFVSRRGAPTEIYSDNGTNCRGAECEVRRALETWNQTRITESMRRRDVQWYFNTPHASHRGGVWERMIRSVRKILRALLGTQIVNDETLLTIMTEVEKILNDRPLTKLSEDPKDLEALTPNHLLLSHRNHCLAPGDFSTASADKYTRCWRQAQYLSNIFWRRWVDEYLLSLQERQKWFRPPQKFGSGRSSPHN